Proteins encoded together in one Streptomyces sp. NBC_01408 window:
- a CDS encoding SWIM zinc finger domain-containing protein, with the protein MAQALGFTDEDLRRLAGSRSYERGLDYLSAVSRLEIDETAITAAVDGTDCYEVELTEDGEGGVTGWCDCPYGQEGNFCKHCVAVGLAVLGRAESVPQQRSAAASRTRLLDAWLESRTREELLALVREHLADDRDLRRRLELRAATAGEDTGIVRERILSLLDTRPFARYGYVEYADAHAYGQQAAEAVTALRALSASGRASDAVEVAREALSALGRTYGEIDDSDGLIGDVAAGLAEGHLEACRAARPDPVQTADWLVAHLLDGLNDATDIDLFDYHEVLGEPGLARTRELVVAAWRANPKGWAEKYLMERLLKADGGSVDALVAVHAADLAPNGATHLVIAKELETAGRPAEALEWAERGLREAESQWGPDVELVAFVCERYARTGRLADVVTLRRDLLRARPTLAAYQALRTAACAAGTWEASERAGARETLRAAGTPKSGRWYGGSVLVDALMDDGDLDAAWQAATDGYADQRQWLALADRIRDQRPADALTIYLHWIEPLRKQTGDSAYERVIELLLGARACHRALDTEAEFATYLAALRTDQKRKRKLMAMLDRHGLQVLSSQ; encoded by the coding sequence GTGGCACAGGCACTGGGTTTCACCGACGAAGACCTCCGCAGGCTGGCCGGGTCCCGGTCTTATGAGCGGGGGCTCGACTATCTCTCGGCTGTGTCCCGGTTGGAGATCGACGAGACGGCAATCACCGCGGCCGTGGACGGCACCGACTGTTACGAAGTCGAACTGACCGAGGACGGGGAGGGCGGGGTCACCGGCTGGTGCGACTGCCCGTACGGACAGGAGGGCAACTTCTGCAAGCACTGCGTGGCGGTGGGCCTGGCCGTCCTGGGGCGGGCCGAGTCCGTGCCGCAGCAGCGGTCGGCCGCCGCCTCGCGCACCCGGCTGCTGGACGCCTGGCTGGAGTCCCGCACCCGCGAGGAACTGCTTGCCCTGGTAAGGGAACACCTCGCCGACGACCGCGATCTGCGCCGCCGCCTGGAGCTGCGCGCGGCCACCGCTGGGGAGGACACCGGTATCGTCCGCGAACGGATCCTGAGCCTGCTCGACACCCGCCCCTTCGCCCGATACGGCTACGTCGAGTACGCCGATGCCCACGCCTACGGGCAGCAGGCCGCCGAGGCAGTGACCGCGTTGCGCGCGCTGTCGGCGAGCGGCCGGGCGTCGGACGCGGTGGAGGTGGCCCGGGAGGCCCTCTCCGCCCTGGGCCGGACGTACGGCGAGATCGACGACTCGGACGGCCTGATCGGGGACGTGGCGGCCGGACTGGCCGAAGGCCATCTGGAGGCCTGCCGGGCCGCCCGTCCGGACCCGGTCCAGACGGCCGACTGGCTGGTGGCCCACCTTCTCGACGGCCTGAACGACGCCACCGACATCGACCTCTTCGACTACCACGAGGTACTGGGTGAGCCTGGCCTTGCCCGCACCCGGGAATTGGTCGTCGCCGCCTGGCGGGCCAACCCCAAAGGATGGGCGGAGAAGTACCTGATGGAGCGCCTCCTCAAGGCCGATGGAGGCAGCGTGGACGCGCTGGTCGCCGTCCACGCGGCGGACCTCGCCCCGAACGGAGCCACCCATCTGGTGATCGCGAAGGAACTGGAGACGGCGGGCCGCCCGGCCGAGGCACTGGAATGGGCCGAACGCGGCCTGCGGGAGGCCGAGTCGCAGTGGGGCCCGGACGTCGAACTGGTCGCCTTCGTCTGCGAACGCTACGCGCGGACCGGCCGCCTCGCCGACGTGGTCACGCTCCGCCGGGACCTGCTACGGGCCCGCCCAACCCTGGCCGCGTACCAGGCCCTGCGTACAGCGGCCTGCGCGGCCGGGACCTGGGAGGCCTCCGAGCGAGCGGGCGCCCGGGAGACGCTCCGGGCGGCCGGCACGCCCAAGAGCGGCCGCTGGTACGGCGGTTCCGTACTGGTCGACGCACTCATGGACGACGGCGACCTCGACGCCGCCTGGCAGGCCGCCACCGACGGGTACGCCGACCAGCGGCAGTGGCTGGCCCTTGCCGACCGGATCCGCGACCAGCGGCCGGCCGACGCGCTGACCATCTACCTGCACTGGATCGAGCCCCTGCGCAAGCAGACCGGTGACAGCGCGTACGAGCGCGTGATCGAACTGCTGCTCGGCGCCCGCGCCTGCCACCGCGCACTCGACACCGAGGCGGAGTTCGCCACATATCTGGCCGCGCTGCGCACCGACCAGAAGCGCAAGCGAAAGCTCATGGCCATGCTCGACCGGCACGGGCTCCAGGTGCTGTCGTCACAGTGA
- the panD gene encoding aspartate 1-decarboxylase, which produces MLRTMFKSKIHRATVTQADLHYVGSVTVDADLLDAADLLPGELVHIVDITNGARLETYVIEGERGSGVIGINGAAAHLVHPGDLVILISYAQIEDAQARVFKPRVVHVDGDNRIIELGADPSAPVPGTDQERSPHAVAV; this is translated from the coding sequence ATGCTTCGTACCATGTTCAAGTCCAAGATCCACCGGGCGACCGTCACCCAAGCCGATCTGCACTACGTCGGCTCCGTGACCGTCGATGCCGATCTGCTCGACGCCGCTGATCTGCTGCCCGGTGAGCTGGTGCACATCGTGGACATCACCAACGGGGCGCGGCTCGAGACGTACGTCATCGAGGGGGAGCGCGGCTCCGGGGTCATCGGGATCAACGGCGCCGCCGCGCACCTCGTGCACCCCGGGGACCTCGTCATCCTCATCAGCTACGCGCAGATCGAGGACGCGCAGGCCCGGGTGTTCAAGCCCCGCGTCGTGCACGTCGACGGCGACAATCGGATCATCGAGCTGGGTGCGGATCCCTCCGCGCCGGTGCCGGGTACGGATCAGGAGCGCAGCCCCCACGCGGTGGCTGTCTGA
- a CDS encoding NAD(P)/FAD-dependent oxidoreductase: MDRLLHLPHVFIVGGENSAGQAAVHFARYAAKVTMLVRADELEAGMSQYLVDEIRRTPNIEVRLRTQVLALDGDRRLERITLLDSRTGTETREPASFVFTFIGARPRTGWLADAVACDEQGFVLTGPDLVRGEEPARWPLERAPYLLETSVPGVFAAGDVRAQSIKRVASGVGEGAMAVALMHRYRAESGAKA, translated from the coding sequence GTGGACCGGCTCCTGCATCTCCCGCACGTGTTCATCGTCGGCGGCGAGAACTCGGCCGGACAGGCCGCGGTGCACTTCGCGAGGTACGCGGCCAAGGTCACCATGCTGGTGCGCGCCGACGAGCTGGAGGCGGGGATGTCGCAGTACCTCGTGGACGAGATACGCCGGACGCCCAACATCGAGGTGCGGCTGAGGACCCAGGTCCTCGCGCTGGACGGCGACCGGCGCCTGGAGCGCATCACGCTGCTGGACAGCCGCACGGGCACGGAGACCCGGGAGCCGGCGAGCTTCGTCTTCACCTTCATCGGAGCGCGGCCACGCACCGGCTGGCTGGCCGATGCGGTGGCGTGCGACGAGCAGGGCTTCGTACTCACAGGCCCCGACCTGGTGCGCGGCGAAGAGCCCGCGCGCTGGCCATTGGAGCGCGCCCCCTACCTACTGGAGACGAGCGTCCCGGGCGTCTTCGCGGCCGGTGACGTGCGTGCCCAGTCCATCAAGCGGGTGGCCTCGGGCGTGGGAGAGGGCGCCATGGCCGTCGCGCTGATGCACCGGTACCGCGCGGAGAGCGGCGCCAAAGCCTGA
- a CDS encoding GNAT family N-acetyltransferase produces MPQGRSSTPIEFQDERKAGRLLAVEGEAVVGFIAYFVLAEEPHALVAVHTVVEPEHEGRGIAGGLVRTFYGIAAAEGVPVVPLCPYAASWAAKHPDEAPEAPAAVVGAAKAQLDSDSDLW; encoded by the coding sequence ATGCCGCAGGGCCGGAGCAGCACGCCGATCGAGTTCCAGGACGAGCGGAAGGCCGGACGGCTGCTCGCCGTCGAGGGCGAGGCGGTGGTCGGGTTCATCGCCTACTTCGTGCTCGCCGAGGAGCCCCACGCGCTGGTGGCGGTGCACACCGTCGTCGAGCCGGAGCACGAGGGCCGCGGGATCGCCGGAGGGCTGGTGCGGACCTTCTACGGGATCGCCGCCGCCGAGGGCGTGCCCGTGGTTCCGCTGTGCCCCTACGCGGCGAGCTGGGCCGCCAAACACCCCGACGAGGCGCCCGAGGCGCCGGCCGCGGTGGTCGGGGCCGCCAAGGCGCAGCTGGACTCCGACTCCGACCTGTGGTGA
- a CDS encoding aspartate/glutamate racemase family protein: MVTGLLLLHTSPVHVPVFDALRDRNHPGAELRHLVVPELLDRARAEGPEAVAPALLGLLAGAGPGPVLVTCSTIGAVAEALAPALGAPVLRVDRPMAAAAVRTGPRIAVLAALESTLGPTGALLAEEAAGAPVSIRTHVVAGAWERFAAGDTGGSLARVAAAAEAVTDADVIVLAQVSMAGAADLATTRVPVLSSPAPGLAAGLRLLSAHPA; this comes from the coding sequence GTGGTGACGGGCCTGCTCCTGCTGCACACCTCGCCCGTGCACGTCCCGGTCTTCGACGCACTGCGCGACCGGAACCACCCCGGGGCCGAGCTGCGGCACCTGGTGGTGCCGGAGCTACTGGACCGGGCCCGCGCCGAGGGGCCGGAGGCGGTGGCTCCGGCCCTGCTGGGGCTGCTCGCCGGCGCCGGGCCGGGTCCCGTGCTGGTCACCTGCTCGACGATCGGAGCGGTGGCCGAGGCCCTCGCCCCCGCCCTGGGCGCTCCGGTGCTGCGCGTGGACCGGCCGATGGCCGCGGCGGCCGTGCGCACAGGCCCGCGGATCGCCGTACTGGCCGCCCTCGAGTCGACCCTGGGGCCCACCGGGGCGCTGCTGGCCGAGGAGGCCGCCGGAGCCCCGGTGTCGATCCGTACGCACGTGGTCGCCGGGGCCTGGGAGCGGTTCGCGGCGGGGGACACCGGCGGCAGTCTCGCCCGCGTGGCGGCGGCCGCCGAGGCCGTCACCGACGCGGACGTCATCGTCCTGGCCCAGGTTTCCATGGCCGGCGCCGCGGACCTGGCCACGACCCGCGTCCCGGTGCTCTCCAGCCCTGCCCCGGGTCTGGCCGCCGGCCTGCGCCTGCTCTCCGCGCACCCCGCCTGA
- the gndA gene encoding NADP-dependent phosphogluconate dehydrogenase — translation MSTSTAQIGVTGLAVMGSNLARNFARNGFTVAVHNRTTAKTTALVQEFGHEGTFVAAGSAKEFVDALERPRRLVIMVKAGEPTDAVIREFAPLLEEGDVIIDGGNAHFEDTRRREKELRERGIHFVGVGISGGEEGALLGPSIMPGGSEESYASLGPLLEKIAAKAEDGTPCTSHVGPDGAGHFVKMVHNGIEYADMQLIGEAYHLLRDVAGYSPAKIAATFREWNQGRLDSYLIEITAEVLAHTDSATGRPFVDVVADAAEQKGTGRWTVQIALDLGVPVSGIAEAVFARSVSGHQDLRTAARGLAGPTAAALSPEAADAFAAQVEQALYASKIVSYTQGFHQIRAGSEEYGWGVDLGAMASLWRGGCIIRAAFLDRIRAAYDARPDLPSLLADESFAGEIGAAQDDWRAVLVAAVGHGIPVPAFAASLAYYDALRAERLPAALTQGQRDFFGAHTYRRTDREGSFHTLWSGDRSEVRTD, via the coding sequence ATGAGCACCAGCACAGCCCAGATCGGCGTCACCGGGCTCGCGGTGATGGGCAGCAACCTCGCCCGGAACTTCGCCCGGAACGGGTTCACCGTCGCCGTGCACAACCGGACCACAGCGAAGACCACGGCTCTGGTGCAGGAGTTCGGTCACGAGGGCACCTTCGTGGCGGCCGGGTCGGCGAAGGAGTTCGTCGACGCGCTGGAGCGCCCCCGGCGCCTCGTCATCATGGTGAAGGCCGGCGAGCCCACCGACGCCGTCATCCGCGAGTTCGCCCCGCTGCTGGAGGAGGGCGACGTCATCATCGACGGCGGCAACGCGCACTTCGAGGACACCCGGCGCCGCGAGAAGGAGCTGCGCGAGCGGGGCATCCACTTCGTGGGCGTGGGCATTTCGGGCGGCGAGGAGGGTGCGCTCCTCGGCCCGAGCATCATGCCCGGCGGCTCGGAGGAGTCGTACGCGTCCCTGGGCCCGCTGCTGGAGAAGATCGCCGCCAAGGCCGAGGACGGCACCCCGTGCACCTCGCACGTGGGCCCCGACGGTGCCGGGCACTTCGTCAAGATGGTGCACAACGGCATCGAGTACGCCGACATGCAGCTCATCGGTGAGGCCTACCACCTGCTGCGCGACGTGGCCGGCTACTCCCCCGCGAAGATCGCGGCGACCTTCCGGGAGTGGAACCAGGGGCGCCTGGACTCCTACCTGATCGAGATCACGGCGGAGGTGCTCGCCCACACGGACTCCGCGACGGGCCGCCCGTTCGTCGACGTCGTGGCCGATGCCGCGGAGCAGAAGGGCACCGGCCGCTGGACCGTGCAGATCGCACTGGACCTGGGCGTGCCGGTGTCGGGGATCGCCGAGGCCGTCTTCGCCCGGTCGGTCTCCGGCCACCAGGACCTGCGGACCGCCGCGCGCGGGCTCGCGGGCCCGACGGCCGCCGCGCTGTCCCCGGAGGCGGCCGACGCCTTCGCCGCGCAGGTGGAGCAGGCCCTCTACGCGTCGAAGATCGTCTCGTACACCCAGGGCTTCCACCAGATCCGGGCCGGCAGCGAGGAGTACGGCTGGGGCGTGGACCTGGGCGCGATGGCCTCGCTGTGGCGCGGCGGCTGCATCATCCGGGCGGCCTTCCTGGACCGGATCCGCGCCGCGTACGACGCCCGGCCGGACCTGCCGAGCCTGCTGGCCGACGAGAGCTTCGCGGGTGAGATCGGCGCCGCGCAGGACGACTGGCGGGCCGTGCTCGTGGCGGCGGTCGGCCACGGCATCCCGGTGCCCGCGTTCGCGGCCTCGCTGGCGTACTACGACGCCCTGCGTGCGGAGCGGCTCCCGGCGGCCCTCACCCAGGGCCAGCGCGACTTCTTCGGAGCGCACACCTACCGGCGCACCGACCGCGAGGGCTCGTTCCACACCCTCTGGAGCGGCGACCGCTCCGAGGTCCGTACGGACTGA